The stretch of DNA gttgtaactgaCCTTCACATCCAAGCAGGGATCATTGACCATGTTCTTCAGTTGGGAAAGAACTCCTGAATTTCGTAGTTTCACAACCCGATGAAATGCTCCAGGACCACTTGGAAAAGTTAGATTTACTAAAGCCCAAACAGCAGCAGTGCGTAATTGGCTGTCATGACTCTGCAAGAACTTAAAGACCACTGAGTGGGTGTCATTAGACGAAGGTGGGAAAAGCTGGTGCATAACTGCTTCCTTGTGGAATTCATTTCCAGATGCcacattgccaaggacatacATACCCTGCATTGAACATACATATTTTTAGTATTGCCATCTGCCCAACCTTATCCCTATACTATGCATCAAGTCTCTGCTACCATATTATTGTCATATCACATATCTCCTATGCCCATGTTCGGCTACTTGCAAGAGAGACTAGTACCTAATTTAGTACAGTATGGGTGCCCATTGCAAACGGTAGTGTGGGTAGGAaatgttaaaaaatgaaaaatccaAATCAAGTGCAAAAAAGGAAAAGACTTGCCTGAATTAAAACTTCAGTTTTTAAAGCACTTTGCAGTTGTCTCCCTACAGCATGTAGCAGAAGAGCATCCTCAACAAAGACATAATCAATGCAATCTATAGGCCCATCAACAAGATTGCGAACAAGAGCCAAAGCTTGCTCTTGAACACTGGCTTCAGAATCTGCAGTGTTAgaatagtttattttgaaaccaaGAGAATTTTTCACTAATATATCACCAGGATGACAAACAATTTCAAACAGTTACCACAAATAAGACATCTTAACGTTGGTTGTGTGAGTTCCAATAGGATTTCTTCCTTGCACCTGCTGTTTACAAGGAATATCAGATTCCTCAAAGCACACACTGCTTTTACCCTAATAGTTGAATCCATTGACCTTGAAAGTTGAACAAGCTGTTTCACACCTCCACATTGCATGAACATTGACTTATTTGCTGTAAAGTCAACCACAACATTGCTAATGGCACCAAGGGCGGCAACCTAGAAAATGAAGAGTGAAAAGCAGCCCAaacttaacaacaacaataataaaagacATGAAGAACCAACTAATCATGAATAATCTCATAAAATATGCAATGTCTATGATAACAATTCAGGGTAACAAActtattcataatttaaaaaatccaAATGTGTTAGAGGGATGTGCATGTGTGGATGCAGGACACTATGGCATGAGGATAAATAgcaaatatacaaatatagagATTGCCAATGCCATGAACACAGCAACAAGCTAACAGTAGTGCCAAAATGTAAAAATAGTGATTAGGTAACCAACATGGAGAGAAATGAAAATACCTGTACAATGTCAGAGTCGTCAAATAAAAGCTCAACCAAGGGGACTATTACAGTTTCTTTCATGAAACAACCTGCACTCAGGTTCTGAATAATACATTGTTAGCATAAAGCAGTACATTGTAGACAAGATTcaacataacataacatattaCAAACCTTGACTGAACGAGAAACATTTTTCAGACAAATGCAAGCTGCAACACGAACTTCGGGACTCTTGCAGCTAAGGGCATCAGTCACAAGCTTCAAAGCCTGGAAGATAAAAAGGAGTAACAGATGTTTCTTAGGGCATATTTAATTCTGTGAAAGCTGTGGAAATGGATGACTTTTCTGCTTCTGAAATCTAGTGACAAGCTTCATACAGAAATACcttgtttttcactttttcttgcatcaTACCCTCCCTTCATTATATTCAGCATATTCCCACCAAAAACTTCTTACTATATCATCAAGTCAAATAGTATATAAGGATTTCGAATCAAGAGAAAAACTGATTAACATAGAAGAGATGGGAAATTCTTAAATAGTCGATGAGATTTTAAAACTTCCTTTCTTAGTGCCCCTAAAGGTTATTGCTTCTAACATTTCTTAGCACATAAAAAACTCCATCAGACCAGATGAGGTGGTTAAGGCtttaaaatgcaagaaaatatCTAATCTTCAAAGTAGTTATAATGATAAGAACTACAACAATATTTTGTACAATCACATCTTGCAATCTAAAACACATATGATTAAGGTGGTGTAGACTTACAGTTAAATTTGAAATAGATACAAAGGCCACAAGGGAAACCATGAAAACAACCTTCCATATATGTTCGTAAAACTCTTCATGTTAacttaattcaatttttcaagaCACAGCAGGATAAGATTGATCTTTTCCAAAGTCACGATTTATAATGCTTCCAAATTACTGGTTGAGCAAAATAATCATCTTAGATATAGCATTTCACAAAAACAGGAAACCGCTTAGATCAAGATTTCACCAATTTAATTCTCTCCCTTAAAGCACATAATATAGAATGAAGTAACCTTAatgtcaataaaaataatagcatTATACTAAAGAATCAGACCTCTAATGATAGGAGCCGATCCTTACAGCATTCCAGCCTTGAACAGAGATCAGCTAATGCCTGCAATATTCCCTGTGATCTCCTTGGTTGCAGTGAACCCTTTTCCAGGTGTTTGCAAAGTCTATTAATAGCATTTGCTTCAAATGCTAATCTTTGTAGTTCCTCATTTTCTGAAAGTAAACTAGATAAAACAAAAGGAGCTTCATCCCCAACTTGACCAGAATCCTCAAGAAGTTCCAGtaatattaatatcaattttcttttgatttgtaCATCCTGAAGATAAGAATGAGAAGTGTTTCTTATTGAAATCAAACATGTGCAGGCAAGCAGTTTTGTTCGAGAATTTTTATCCTTGGTTAACTCGATAACTGTACTCAAAGCTCTTCCACTTTCAGGTTccataaatttcaaaataacttCAGGGTTTCCTTTTACAATTGTGGCCAGGGCTTCTAGACTAGCATCCCTCTGAACTAGAGAGCCTCTAAGAAGACTAATAAGTTTCTTTGTAACTCCAGCATCACTCAATGCCTTCTGTTCTTCACATGTCTTGCAAGAATGGGAGATTATACTTGCACCAAGTCCAGAAACATTTTCATTCTCACTGCTCAATAACAAAAGTATAAATTCCACATTTTCCACTTgaataaaatcatattttggAGCCAGTCTTGACTGATAAATTAGCTTGAGTGACCGTGCACCAGCATCCACAACCTACAGAGTAATGGAGTAAAGAAGCAAAGATTTTAGAGCTAATAGAAGTCAACAATCATGTGCTCTTATTCCTCTTAATTAAAACAGAGATTTATGCATGAGACATCATTAGTGGAATTGTGTAGCATTCAATTGCATACCACCAAAAGAAAAAGGTAGGCAGCAATGGAACACAATAACACATCCAAATAAGTGAGCTCAATTTACTAAGGCAGAGCATAAGTTTACATAATTAGGATTTAATTTAATGTTAAGAGGGAACGTAACTACAAAATCACAATGAAGTAGTTAGAAGTGTTAAGCAAAATGAAGCAAAATGAAGGTGCAGAAATATCAGAATCACCTTGTCGTTGGAATGAGAAATTAGGCGGAGAAGGAGGGGAAAAGCTCCGGCCTCGAGAACCGCCTTAACTCCCGCATCAAAACCGCACGAAAAGCTCCCAATCGCAGCGGCGGACTGAATTACGAGCGAATCGTGGATTTCTCCGCCGACCTGAGCGGACGCGAGCGAGGAGAGAACCGAAACTACGGCGGGGACGGCGCCGAGCTTGAGGAACGAGAGCTTCTTAGTTCGATTCCCGATTATCTGGTTCTTAACCTCCCGGAGCGCCTTGAGCTGAATCTCAGGGCTGGTGGAGCTCAGCCGTCCGATCAGGTCCTCGGTGCGGCTGTGATGATGCGGCGTCGGTGAGGCTGACGTCGGCATGGCGGTCGGGAGCGAATCGAGGTGGAGTTCATGCGCCAATGAGAGGAGAAGGAATCGGAGGTTTCGATTTGATGAATTTTTGGAAATTGCGGGTTTTTGCTTCGAATCGGAGTCACAGAAAGGTGGGCGGGCTGAACAGGGACGACCCGATTCCAATTTCGTCACCGCTCGGCTAGCTGCGTCACctgcaaaatatatataccacGTACCCAAACTTTACGGAGCCAATAAATATATACACGCTCcctcccattttatgtgtctggttcggttaatgaggtttgactgaagttagttttaatccaatttttcataatattaagtttagtattaatatacaaaatttatatatttagaaactacactaaaagtactattaaacacaaaaaattaaatttaaaaataaataaataatactaaagaaaataaacacagAATAAAgtgttggtttgaccaatgaatagtaagtaggacaggtaaaatgggacagagggagtattgaGACGGTTGAAAGTTTCGGCACtatgtttcatatttatattgggaaaaaaatgtgaaataagCCTCTTAACTCGAATTaatagtgtaattaatttttttaaccaaaataaatttcaatatcgcctccactgagagaCAAATCCACCCCTTTTATATGAGAGTGGGACCAGGTGTTACtcgaccacaaagtctttgtgGAATAATTAAGCTCTTAGTTAAAAAGCATAGTCTAAATCATTTAAACTTgtaaaaatgtcaaattaagtttaattatgaTCTATTTAGATAGTTATTGTCGTTAGTTCTGGTTCAAATCAATATTTATAACTGGAGAATCATcgactttattatttatttatttaaatagtttcaaaaagatttatatattttaaagttaACACATTAATctctaattaaattttattataagacTGTggttgtataatttatttttattattattacatttttttattagaaagtTGAATAAAAACGAACAATATATTCCTCAAAAttttatctactatactaataaaagCCAAAGAGAATTAGGcgtaaaatgggtagaaaaaatggcggtaatcaaatggatggttcagatgaattatttaatcaaatggatggctaagataatttagattaatattattaatagagattacctaatttaaccttacttttatgattatccgttaagttttccgttaaatattatcttctccgttaatattccggtaacttttaacttacccattaatttctataagaaatatcttaggttcgaacctcatctcaatcaaatttgagaTAATTAAGATTCTCACTCtaattactcttattaaattaaataaatttgtagctaccacaaaaatgatacatatgtatttctttaatttagaattatgtatctacaatacctttatttgaaaaaattattcattatcaaaaaactaaattaaataagagaaataatttcattagttatattgtctttattttctctcatgcaaagattctttacattcaaatttatcaattgatattcattacattgtccattatcttatttttacaatatcttgtaattaaatatcaaagttatagtacaaaataatgttatatatttatttaccaagtattttattaatactatgaattttttttaaaataatttgaagctaattatattaactacttggggattggttgacaaagatagtactcaaataacccaacaaattgaagcggaatagctctattttactcttattgaattaaataaattagtagttacaccaaaaaatgatacatacgtatttctttaataccatgaaaaaaaataaaaaagaatagtttgaaatcaatcatattaactacttggggatttgttgacaatgaaagtacttaaataacccattaccccgcaaattgaagtgagaaactaccttttaatatctttggatatataatattttaaaatttcaaatttttattaatttatttaatctttttttcttaaactaaggatttctttatccacaataactcattcaacaataatagttgaaccaaatgaaccccaagcagaacacctaaaagaAAGTCCATAActcatatatcataatctcgaacaaatagtaaagataaagacaatgacaatgttactcaaaagagaattaagaacacttagaaaaattcaaatgaaaagtagtatttatttagactatcatttttagaccaaaaatttagactatcgattttacaaggttgcaaacatttattttagtaataattataatgaattttctatattatcttggatttatatactttgagttagatatttaaataaaaaaattcgacatttaaTTACCAATgaataaacttctcctatataatgttgcattgatatactttcaaatatttatttaaatataaacatatactttcaaatatttatttaaatataaacattgaacATTAACCcttgcgcgtataaaactagttatcaagataaaaattgagaaaatgtaTTTTCTAATATTAACACGACAAATAAATAATGGGTCAAAATTTAAGAGCGGGAACATAGAATATACCCCACCCCACCATAATATGTTGTCATTCCCATTAGTAGCCATAATAGGACTACTAACCATACAATGTTCAATGTTCCGACCAGGGGCTAGACCCCATACATGTTATGATGAAATGTGTAATGGTGCTTATTATACCCAACCACATAACAACTAGCATAGTGTTAAACTACATTATGCAAGTTCGACTCGAACTGAATCTGAATTAATACGggaaaatatgagaaaaataaagaattgtaCAAATTGAAGTTTCTTTCTGTATAAATAATTCGCATACAAACCTGAACTTCCAAAGTATAAACAACTCCAACTATGTGCAAAAAGCATCATCCACTACATCTCTCCCCACTAAAACTCAACCTTTCAAGGCAAAGAATACAAAACTACTTGCCCATCTAAAGAAGCCATCATCACCACAACCCAATGGCTTTCCACCAAATCCCTCCAACTCCAAGCCAGATGATGAGATTAACCACAGAGACTAAGAACCCATACCCCCACCATTTGGCAAGGGGGACATAGTTCGCGCCATAAAACACAGGCGCCGATCCAATCCCATAGTGGGTGAGCCCGCCCATGatgttcgagaggaacgacagCACAAGGGCTCCCAAGTACGGGGGCGTGCCAAGAGCGCTAGCGACAGATAAGAATGCAGTGAACATCGCCCCAATGTGAGCAGCCCCGCTCGCAAAAAAGTAGTGGGAGTAGAAATATAGGAGAACCAGGATCCCGAACGATAGCTGCCATGACAGGCCTAATCCACCAACAACCTGAATCATTTTGCAGATGAATATATGAATAGATAAGTCAATCATCAAATACTATTCTACTAATCTGCATAATTGAATTTGTTGGTCTTCATATCTTACAAAACTCATGTTAAGAGATCACTAAAGGTGCAAAAGAAAGCCATAATCTAAACTAAACTTCATGACAGATAGAAGAATTGTTAACTATTGTCAACTAAGAAGGAAAAGCATTAAAAGCAAATTATCTTCATTTAAAATGACCatagcataataataagaatgaaGAAACAATGCAGAGAGAACAAACCTTGACAACAGTTTCGCTAAACCAGGAAATTAGGCCATACTTGTTTAGATAACCCGCCATGGCAATGAGCGCCGCAAACCAAGTCAGGGTATCCCAAGCAACTGCTTCAGATAAGCATTCCTTCCACGAGACTACTCCAGTCACCAGGAGGATAGTTAGCCCGAGAATTGCTGCAGTAACAGCGTCTATATTTAACACGCTGCCAAAAACCCAAAGACCCACCTGATAAAATGCAAAGACAACAAAACATGAAACAAAAGGCTTTGGACTGTTAGAGGGACATTTATAGAGAAATGCAGTACAAGATCACTACATTTTGGTTGAGATCAAGGGACAAATCCTCTGAATTCTTGAGCTTTCTTGCAATGTCCCATCATTTGACAAATCCCTATTTATGCATCTAACTGCATATTGGTTGAGAATGAAGTTTGAAACTTTTATGATTTGATGACATTTCATAAAGCTTTCATGTTATAACATTCCATCTCCTGCCAAACTAGGGGTGTATTCAAGTCCTACCAAATCAGTATAGTCAAACTCAAGCTTGACCAAATTCTAATTCTTTGAGCTGAGTACTAagatattcaaatttaaattgtCTGGGGCAACCTAACCAAGTTAGTCAAACTGTTAACTTGATAACCATAAAGTCGAGTTACtagtcttcttagtttgaactaGTCAACTTAATCATTAGGTTTGTTTATTGGTATTCTTAGTTTGAACTGTCAACTTAGGttgatttaccttcttgtggCAATTTGCCAGTTAAGGCTACCATAAGGTCGGCTTATTGGATTTCTTAGTTTGAACTAGTCAAACTAGGCAGGTGAAAAGCCCATGCACATCATCTAATAGTGGTTGCGGGTTTTGAGTAACTCAAACAAAATTCAACTTGCCTCGATACTCAAACtactcgagctcgagctcaacaataaccgaattgaaTTTGAACATTTGTTGAATGGAATCCTACACCCTATGTCAAACATTGagccaaaaaaattatttaccgTAAGAAGCAGAGTTGCAGCCATTATGATCTCATTCAAAGACATTGGCCCCATCTTCTCCAATTTCTCTCTGGCAAGCTTAGGGGCATCAGGGCTACTCTTCACCGTTGGGGGATACACAATGTACAGCAGCAATGGCACCACAAAGAGAGAAACTAGACCGGGAACAAAGGCCGCTTTGGCCCAATCCATCCACCCAATAGTCTGCCCTATCGTAGTGGCAGTCAAATTAGCGCTCAAAGGATTTGCAGCCATGGCGGTCAAGAACATAGAGGACGAAATTACGGAAGTCTGAAAGCAAGTTAACATGAGCCACGCGCCCAATTTGTGCTCCGTCCCGTCGCCGGCGTTGCTCCCGCAAGCCGCGCAGAGCGATTTCACCAGCGGCAAGAAAATCCCGCCGGCGCGTGCGGACACGGAGGGGATCGCCGGCGCTAACAGGGCTTCGCTGAAGACTAAACTGTACCCTAGGCCGAGCGAGGAGCTCCCGAAGAGCGAGACGAACTGGTAGGCGATTCGGTTGCCCAGCCCGGTCTTGATAAACCCGCGGGCGAAGAAGAACGCGAGCGCGATTAGCCAGGGGATGGGGTCGCCGAAAGCGGAAAACGCGGCGGCGAACGTGAGCGTCTTCGTGAGCACGCACGCGCCGAGCCCCATCAGCGCCACCGCGCCGAGCGGCAGCGGCTGCGTGATGATCCCCACGATTGTGGCCAGGAAAATCGACAGTAACTGCCACGCGCTCCGCGAAACCCCGCCGGGCTGCGGGACGAACCAGAGAATCACGCCCGTCGCGATGGACGCCACGAGCGGCTTAATCGCGGCGCCTTCCCACGGCTGAGCCGGCGCCGCGCCGGGAGCCGCGGAAGCTCCGGAAGCCGAGGCCTTT from Ipomoea triloba cultivar NCNSP0323 chromosome 7, ASM357664v1 encodes:
- the LOC116025216 gene encoding armadillo repeat-containing protein 8, whose amino-acid sequence is MPTSASPTPHHHSRTEDLIGRLSSTSPEIQLKALREVKNQIIGNRTKKLSFLKLGAVPAVVSVLSSLASAQVGGEIHDSLVIQSAAAIGSFSCGFDAGVKAVLEAGAFPLLLRLISHSNDKVVDAGARSLKLIYQSRLAPKYDFIQVENVEFILLLLSSENENVSGLGASIISHSCKTCEEQKALSDAGVTKKLISLLRGSLVQRDASLEALATIVKGNPEVILKFMEPESGRALSTVIELTKDKNSRTKLLACTCLISIRNTSHSYLQDVQIKRKLILILLELLEDSGQVGDEAPFVLSSLLSENEELQRLAFEANAINRLCKHLEKGSLQPRRSQGILQALADLCSRLECCKDRLLSLEALKLVTDALSCKSPEVRVAACICLKNVSRSVKNLSAGCFMKETVIVPLVELLFDDSDIVQVAALGAISNVVVDFTANKSMFMQCGGVKQLVQLSRSMDSTIRVKAVCALRNLIFLVNSRCKEEILLELTQPTLRCLICDSEASVQEQALALVRNLVDGPIDCIDYVFVEDALLLHAVGRQLQSALKTEVLIQGMYVLGNVASGNEFHKEAVMHQLFPPSSNDTHSVVFKFLQSHDSQLRTAAVWALVNLTFPSGPGAFHRVVKLRNSGVLSQLKNMVNDPCLDVKLRARTALGQSMTSGDGSA
- the LOC116025668 gene encoding dicarboxylate transporter 1, chloroplastic-like, which codes for MASLAVTSAVNPRFRPLISPNHRLPFPRPLQFNLTKTDLLITKNHKRNNVKRLRHIVKASASGASAAPGAAPAQPWEGAAIKPLVASIATGVILWFVPQPGGVSRSAWQLLSIFLATIVGIITQPLPLGAVALMGLGACVLTKTLTFAAAFSAFGDPIPWLIALAFFFARGFIKTGLGNRIAYQFVSLFGSSSLGLGYSLVFSEALLAPAIPSVSARAGGIFLPLVKSLCAACGSNAGDGTEHKLGAWLMLTCFQTSVISSSMFLTAMAANPLSANLTATTIGQTIGWMDWAKAAFVPGLVSLFVVPLLLYIVYPPTVKSSPDAPKLAREKLEKMGPMSLNEIIMAATLLLTVGLWVFGSVLNIDAVTAAILGLTILLVTGVVSWKECLSEAVAWDTLTWFAALIAMAGYLNKYGLISWFSETVVKVVGGLGLSWQLSFGILVLLYFYSHYFFASGAAHIGAMFTAFLSVASALGTPPYLGALVLSFLSNIMGGLTHYGIGSAPVFYGANYVPLAKWWGYGFLVSVVNLIIWLGVGGIWWKAIGLW